One stretch of Deinococcus ficus DNA includes these proteins:
- the mbhE gene encoding hydrogen gas-evolving membrane-bound hydrogenase subunit E, with product MLSLAVIFPFLLAAVCALAARPLGRHTGWLAVLAFVPALALGLPLAGMPGATPVTEVTPWVAELDLHLRLRGDGFSLLFAVLIGLIGTLASVYSVTYLSAGEKFGRFYPYLLLFGGSMLGLVLSDNLPLLFMFWEMTSVTSFLLIGLWHTRPAARDGAVKAFLISALGGLGLLAAVAMLSIAGGTTTLSQLNLDAVRASPLFVPALLCTVLAAVTKSAQLPFHLWLPTAMEAPTPISAFLHSATMVKAGVVLVAKFGLIFGSSALWSGLLVPLGLATLFWGSWLALRQTDLKALLAYSTVSQLGLLMSLYGLASDEGRFAGTAHLLNHAAFKAALFFVVGIVDHETGTREIPQLRALGGLRRALPVTFLVAVVATLSMAGLPPLGGFVSKELFYEAMLHHGPGFILVAVAGSVLTFAYCWRLLSIFFTPAAPQPGPAVHEAPAGLYLPPLLLAGAAVLFGLLPQSAEWLTRTAASALRFTAYGEHLALWHGVNAALLLSLLTWALGSLVAAQAGRVSALQAALTPRWNANTAYYALSDGLRALASQLITHTQGLALPDQLRAMLLVVGALGGYAVWRSPQVFHSIGQLPLVTVPISVLLVAGAVGVVLSRNRLTAVVVTGLTGFGTAAAFLAFRAPDLALTQLLVEAVTVILFLLAFRYLPGVRDLPRTRGRLLLDGLLAGAAGLGATLLTLSSLRFLAPPISPYYVVNSYEGGGGKNAVNVLLVDFRGFDTLGEILVVGMVALAVVSLVQLGRPGQAPGKRPDDLELDATGPAAARQRRVRRGRGGRA from the coding sequence GTGCTGAGCCTCGCCGTGATCTTTCCTTTTCTTCTCGCCGCCGTCTGCGCCCTGGCGGCCCGGCCGCTGGGCCGGCACACCGGGTGGCTGGCGGTCCTGGCGTTCGTGCCGGCGCTGGCCCTGGGCCTGCCGCTGGCCGGGATGCCGGGTGCCACGCCCGTCACCGAGGTGACGCCCTGGGTGGCGGAGCTCGACCTGCACCTGCGCCTGCGTGGGGACGGGTTCTCGCTGCTGTTCGCCGTGCTGATCGGATTGATCGGCACGCTGGCCAGCGTGTACTCGGTGACGTACCTGTCGGCCGGGGAGAAGTTCGGCCGCTTCTACCCGTACCTGCTGCTGTTCGGCGGGTCCATGCTGGGCCTGGTGCTGTCCGACAATCTGCCGCTGCTGTTCATGTTCTGGGAGATGACCAGCGTGACCAGCTTCCTCCTGATCGGCCTGTGGCACACCCGCCCCGCCGCGCGGGACGGCGCGGTCAAGGCCTTCCTGATCAGCGCGCTGGGCGGCCTGGGCCTGCTGGCCGCCGTGGCGATGCTGTCCATCGCGGGCGGCACCACCACCCTGTCGCAGCTGAACCTGGACGCGGTGCGAGCCTCGCCGCTGTTCGTGCCGGCGCTGCTGTGCACGGTGCTGGCGGCCGTCACCAAGTCTGCCCAGCTGCCCTTTCACCTGTGGCTGCCGACCGCCATGGAGGCCCCCACGCCCATCTCGGCGTTCCTGCACTCGGCCACCATGGTCAAGGCCGGCGTGGTGCTGGTCGCCAAGTTCGGGCTGATCTTCGGCAGCAGCGCCCTGTGGTCGGGGCTGCTGGTGCCGCTGGGCCTGGCGACGCTGTTCTGGGGGTCGTGGCTGGCCCTGCGCCAGACCGACCTCAAGGCCCTGCTGGCGTACTCCACGGTGTCGCAGCTGGGCCTGCTGATGAGCCTGTACGGCCTGGCGTCCGACGAGGGCCGCTTCGCGGGCACCGCGCACCTGCTCAACCACGCGGCGTTCAAGGCGGCGCTGTTCTTCGTGGTGGGCATCGTGGACCATGAGACCGGCACCCGGGAGATTCCGCAGCTGCGCGCCCTGGGCGGCCTGCGCCGGGCGCTGCCGGTCACCTTCCTGGTGGCGGTGGTGGCCACGCTCAGCATGGCGGGCCTGCCGCCGCTGGGGGGCTTTGTCAGCAAGGAATTGTTCTACGAGGCGATGCTGCACCACGGGCCCGGGTTCATCCTGGTGGCGGTGGCGGGCAGCGTGCTGACCTTCGCGTACTGCTGGCGGCTCCTGAGCATCTTCTTCACCCCGGCCGCCCCGCAGCCCGGGCCGGCCGTGCACGAGGCGCCGGCCGGGCTGTACCTGCCCCCACTCCTGCTGGCCGGCGCCGCCGTGCTGTTCGGGCTGCTGCCCCAGTCTGCGGAGTGGCTCACGCGCACGGCGGCCTCGGCCCTGCGGTTCACAGCGTACGGGGAGCACCTGGCGCTGTGGCACGGCGTGAACGCGGCCCTGCTGCTGTCGCTGCTCACCTGGGCGCTGGGGTCGCTCGTGGCCGCGCAGGCGGGCCGGGTGTCGGCCCTGCAGGCGGCCCTGACGCCGCGCTGGAACGCCAACACCGCCTACTACGCGCTTTCCGACGGCCTGCGGGCCCTGGCGAGCCAGCTGATCACGCACACCCAGGGGCTCGCGCTGCCGGACCAGCTGCGCGCCATGCTGCTCGTCGTGGGGGCGCTGGGCGGGTACGCCGTGTGGCGCTCCCCGCAGGTGTTCCACTCGATCGGGCAGCTGCCGCTGGTGACCGTGCCGATCAGCGTGCTGCTGGTGGCGGGCGCGGTCGGCGTGGTGCTGTCCCGCAACCGGCTCACGGCGGTGGTCGTCACCGGCCTGACCGGATTCGGCACCGCCGCGGCGTTCCTGGCCTTCCGCGCGCCGGACCTTGCGCTCACGCAGCTGCTGGTGGAGGCGGTCACGGTGATCCTGTTCCTGCTGGCCTTCCGGTACCTGCCGGGCGTTCGTGACCTGCCGCGCACCCGGGGCCGGCTGCTGCTCGACGGCCTGCTGGCCGGCGCGGCCGGGCTGGGCGCCACGCTGCTCACGCTGAGCAGCCTGCGGTTCCTGGCGCCGCCGATCTCGCCGTACTACGTGGTGAACAGCTACGAGGGCGGCGGCGGGAAGAACGCCGTGAACGTCCTGCTGGTGGACTTCCGCGGCTTCGACACGCTGGGCGAGATCCTAGTGGTGGGCATGGTGGCCCTGGCGGTCGTGAGCCTGGTGCAGCTCGGCCGCCCGGGGCAGGCGCCCGGGAAGCGCCCGGACGACCTGGAACTCGACGCCACCGGCCCGGCGGCCGCCCGGCAACGTCGGGTCCGGCGCGGCCGGGGAGGGCGGGCGTGA
- a CDS encoding LysM peptidoglycan-binding domain-containing protein, which produces MKLAPLVLLLCCGLAHATQTYRVQPGDTLYRIARTAGVSVDDLIALNGLTTSTLGLGQTLTLPGSAPATPPSAAPSPSASPSPLPSNRLERGIFLPDRLPAPSTFRAAGFGNRPTSAYLSGVGYVHQTFNNCGPASISSALTLYGLNIPQNKYQAQLRPGGQYMSAGAGQKLLKKLGFDAPVNKGGTLADVKREVAAGNPVIVLQYAKQIGKVPHWRVVRGYDEAQGIIVMSDPLHGPNVALTERDFDLLWNTQGRLYIPVRRG; this is translated from the coding sequence ATGAAGCTCGCTCCACTCGTGCTCCTGCTCTGCTGCGGGCTCGCCCACGCCACCCAGACCTACCGGGTCCAGCCCGGCGACACCCTCTACCGCATTGCCCGCACGGCCGGCGTCAGCGTGGACGACCTGATCGCCCTCAACGGGCTCACCACCAGCACCCTGGGCTTGGGCCAGACCCTGACCCTGCCCGGCAGCGCGCCCGCCACCCCCCCGAGTGCGGCGCCGAGCCCGAGCGCAAGCCCGAGTCCGCTGCCCAGCAACCGCCTGGAGCGCGGCATCTTCCTGCCGGACCGCCTGCCGGCCCCCAGCACCTTCCGCGCCGCCGGGTTCGGCAACCGCCCGACGAGCGCGTACCTGAGCGGCGTCGGGTACGTCCACCAGACCTTCAACAACTGCGGCCCGGCCAGCATCTCCTCCGCACTGACCCTGTACGGCCTGAACATCCCCCAGAACAAGTACCAGGCGCAGCTGCGCCCCGGCGGGCAGTACATGAGCGCCGGCGCCGGGCAGAAACTCCTCAAGAAGCTGGGCTTCGACGCCCCGGTGAACAAGGGCGGCACGCTCGCCGACGTGAAGCGCGAGGTGGCGGCCGGTAACCCCGTCATCGTGCTTCAGTACGCCAAGCAGATCGGCAAAGTCCCCCACTGGCGCGTGGTGCGCGGCTACGACGAGGCCCAGGGCATCATCGTGATGAGCGACCCCCTGCACGGCCCGAACGTCGCCCTGACCGAACGGGACTTCGACCTGCTCTGGAACACCCAGGGCCGCCTCTACATCCCCGTCCGCCGCGGCTGA
- a CDS encoding carboxylesterase/lipase family protein: protein MRPRARPALTSLLSLLALGSVAGAQLVPGPPVAPIPVDATPPPSGLVRLQTPAGALVGRSDGQVSFWQGVPYAQPPTGDARWKAPRPALPWKGDRSALTAGPPCPQKGAGSFGLVGSEDCLSLNVAAPSAALGAGAAALPVMVWIHGGAFTSGSGSQYDPRLLAREQNVVVVTLNYRLGALGFLATDGLAGESRALNYGLQDQQEALRWVKTNIRAFGGDPGNVTLFGESAGSMSICAHLTSPPAAGLFHKAIMQSGSCAAPGTTIPQADARRTGAAFAQEVGCRGGDPACLRKVPLARLISTPIPGRGELRFLPLTPAHGDVLLPSEPAAAFREGKAPRLPALLGTNRDEGTLFVGPLGDRGGDLPLLTHWALAGVLAGWNAPRVLAAYPTAQGVGVASARLITDAMFACPARTLARQLAAVTPTYMYEFRDPDAPTDLLPTGSAPRYGAFHASELISVFGTPLTYFASPTHFTPAQGALARQMRSYWANFARTGNPNGPGLPTWAPVTPTQDRVLALEPGRVQELGTFAQDHRCDLWP from the coding sequence ATGCGGCCCCGCGCCCGACCCGCCCTGACGTCCCTGCTCTCCCTGCTGGCCCTGGGCTCCGTGGCCGGCGCGCAGCTCGTGCCCGGGCCGCCTGTGGCACCGATCCCCGTGGACGCTACGCCGCCCCCCAGCGGCCTGGTCCGGCTCCAGACCCCTGCCGGGGCCCTGGTGGGCCGCAGTGACGGGCAGGTCAGCTTCTGGCAGGGCGTCCCCTACGCCCAGCCCCCCACCGGGGACGCCCGCTGGAAGGCCCCCCGCCCCGCCCTCCCGTGGAAGGGAGACCGCAGTGCGCTGACCGCCGGTCCGCCCTGCCCGCAGAAGGGCGCCGGGTCCTTCGGCCTGGTCGGGTCCGAGGACTGCCTGAGCCTGAACGTCGCCGCACCCAGCGCCGCACTCGGCGCCGGGGCCGCGGCCCTGCCGGTCATGGTCTGGATTCACGGCGGGGCGTTCACCAGCGGCAGTGGCTCGCAGTACGACCCCCGCCTGCTGGCCCGCGAGCAGAACGTCGTTGTGGTGACCCTCAACTACCGCCTGGGCGCCCTCGGGTTTCTCGCCACGGACGGGCTGGCGGGCGAATCCCGCGCCCTGAACTACGGCCTGCAGGACCAGCAGGAAGCCCTGCGCTGGGTGAAGACCAACATCCGCGCCTTCGGCGGCGACCCCGGCAACGTCACCCTCTTCGGCGAGTCGGCCGGCAGCATGAGCATCTGCGCGCACCTCACCTCCCCGCCCGCGGCCGGCCTGTTCCACAAGGCCATCATGCAAAGCGGGTCGTGTGCTGCACCCGGCACCACCATCCCCCAGGCCGACGCGCGGCGCACCGGCGCCGCCTTCGCCCAGGAGGTCGGATGCCGCGGCGGCGACCCCGCCTGCCTGCGGAAGGTGCCGCTCGCACGCCTGATCTCCACGCCCATTCCGGGCCGCGGCGAGCTGCGCTTCCTGCCGCTCACGCCGGCGCACGGCGACGTCCTGCTCCCGAGCGAACCGGCCGCCGCGTTCCGCGAGGGCAAGGCTCCGCGCCTCCCGGCGCTGCTGGGCACCAACCGCGACGAGGGCACCCTGTTCGTCGGGCCCCTCGGGGACCGCGGGGGGGACCTGCCGCTGCTCACCCACTGGGCCCTGGCGGGCGTGCTGGCCGGCTGGAACGCCCCGCGCGTCCTCGCTGCCTACCCCACCGCGCAGGGCGTGGGGGTGGCCAGCGCGCGCCTGATCACCGACGCGATGTTCGCCTGCCCGGCCCGCACCCTCGCCCGGCAGCTGGCGGCCGTCACGCCCACCTACATGTACGAGTTCCGGGACCCGGACGCCCCCACCGACCTGCTCCCCACCGGCAGCGCCCCCCGCTACGGCGCCTTCCACGCCTCGGAGCTGATCAGCGTGTTCGGCACGCCGCTGACGTACTTCGCGTCCCCCACCCACTTCACACCCGCGCAGGGCGCGTTGGCCCGGCAGATGCGGAGCTACTGGGCCAACTTCGCCCGGACCGGCAACCCGAACGGCCCCGGCCTGCCCACCTGGGCGCCCGTGACCCCCACCCAGGACCGGGTCCTGGCCCTGGAACCCGGCCGCGTGCAGGAACTGGGTACCTTCGCGCAGGACCACCGCTGCGACCTGTGGCCGTGA
- a CDS encoding MFS transporter, producing MTAGQRRGGTVVYYGWVVVAVTVAALLLAAGGRSAPGVFLLPMEADLGLSRGVLSLAGSLGMLTFGLAAPFTGGLIDRHGPRRVATVGLLAVAVAFAVSTLARSPLALQLTWGVFSGVATGLVGSVLGATVATRWFRRRRGLVVGLFGAATSAGQLMFIPLLTVLASSVGWKGGSLALAGLAVALAPVVWWLMRDSPADLNLAPDGDPVDAGVAGAGQGAGRADPQVMWRAVRSPEFWLLALTFFVCGATSTGIVGMHFMAFCGDLGLTAGFAAGMLALMGTFNFVGTLGSGYLTDRVDPRLLLGAYYAFRGLSLVLLPLVPPGAAFLAFAVLFGLDYIATVPPTTALTADVFGRENVGVVYGWVFFAHQLGAALAAWLGGVARDALGSYTPAFIAAAVLAGAAAVLALRIQPARSRLAAA from the coding sequence ATGACAGCAGGGCAGCGGCGCGGGGGCACGGTCGTGTACTACGGCTGGGTGGTGGTCGCGGTGACGGTCGCGGCGCTGCTGCTCGCGGCGGGGGGGCGCAGCGCGCCGGGCGTGTTCCTGCTGCCTATGGAAGCGGACCTGGGCCTGAGCCGCGGCGTGCTGTCCCTGGCCGGCAGCCTGGGCATGCTGACCTTCGGGCTGGCCGCGCCGTTCACGGGCGGGCTGATCGACCGGCACGGGCCGCGCCGGGTGGCGACGGTGGGCCTGCTGGCGGTCGCGGTGGCGTTCGCGGTGAGCACGCTGGCCCGCTCGCCGCTGGCCCTGCAACTGACCTGGGGCGTGTTCAGCGGCGTGGCGACCGGCCTGGTCGGCAGCGTGCTGGGCGCCACCGTCGCCACCCGCTGGTTCCGGCGACGCCGCGGGCTGGTGGTGGGCCTGTTCGGCGCGGCCACCAGTGCCGGGCAGCTGATGTTCATTCCGCTGCTGACCGTGCTGGCGTCCTCGGTCGGGTGGAAGGGCGGGTCGCTGGCCCTGGCGGGCCTGGCGGTGGCGCTGGCGCCGGTGGTGTGGTGGCTGATGCGCGACTCCCCCGCCGACCTGAACCTCGCCCCGGACGGCGACCCGGTGGATGCCGGCGTGGCCGGCGCCGGCCAGGGCGCTGGCCGGGCGGACCCGCAGGTGATGTGGCGGGCGGTGCGCAGCCCCGAGTTCTGGCTGCTGGCCCTGACGTTCTTCGTGTGCGGCGCCACCAGCACCGGGATCGTGGGCATGCACTTCATGGCGTTCTGCGGGGACCTGGGGCTTACCGCGGGCTTCGCGGCGGGCATGCTGGCCCTGATGGGCACCTTCAACTTCGTGGGCACGCTGGGCAGCGGGTACCTCACCGACCGGGTGGACCCGCGCCTGCTGCTGGGCGCGTACTACGCCTTCCGCGGCCTGAGCCTGGTGCTGCTGCCGCTGGTGCCTCCCGGCGCGGCCTTCCTGGCGTTCGCGGTGCTGTTCGGGCTGGATTACATCGCCACGGTGCCGCCCACCACCGCGCTGACCGCGGACGTGTTCGGGCGGGAGAACGTGGGCGTGGTGTACGGCTGGGTGTTCTTCGCGCACCAGCTGGGCGCGGCGCTGGCCGCCTGGCTGGGCGGCGTGGCGCGCGACGCGCTGGGCAGCTACACCCCGGCGTTCATCGCCGCGGCGGTCCTGGCCGGCGCGGCGGCCGTACTGGCGCTGCGCATCCAGCCGGCCCGGTCGCGCCTGGCCGCCGCCTGA
- a CDS encoding GGDEF domain-containing protein, whose product MPPDPSSEFIQRLRVPGLLVLGVLAVASQGFELRSALAAGDTLRAALGAVTLLISLTVTLLMLARRLDLSALTPLILWFAGAWTVVQLVQAFGSPGPVAMPLYVSHLILVSVAYTLLPVVPATAAGVLSGMLVVVAAVTRTAVQWEVLSSVLFLAGLIGFMAVHGRPIRDQRVKTELALDLTGTDVLTGLKSRRTGQERLQLLTRAGPKDRSRKAVVVLDVEQYGPDAAPDRVAGDDALRRAASILQAHLNEPDFACRWGASELLVVLNDTTRPAADELVDWWRTRISLREKPSHRLTLRAGVAMFTEGRSVDQVLALAEARLYSARIADREAQAGR is encoded by the coding sequence ATGCCGCCTGACCCCTCCAGTGAGTTCATCCAGCGGCTCCGCGTGCCGGGCCTGCTGGTCCTGGGGGTCCTGGCGGTGGCGTCCCAGGGCTTCGAGCTGCGCAGCGCCCTGGCGGCCGGCGACACGCTGCGCGCCGCCCTGGGCGCCGTGACCCTGCTGATCAGCCTGACCGTGACGCTGCTGATGCTGGCCCGGCGCCTGGACCTCAGCGCGCTCACGCCGCTGATCCTGTGGTTCGCGGGCGCCTGGACGGTCGTGCAGCTCGTGCAGGCGTTCGGGTCGCCCGGCCCGGTCGCCATGCCGCTGTACGTGTCGCACCTGATTCTGGTCAGTGTGGCCTACACGCTGCTGCCGGTCGTGCCGGCCACCGCCGCCGGGGTGCTCAGCGGAATGCTGGTGGTCGTGGCCGCCGTGACGCGCACGGCCGTGCAATGGGAGGTGCTGTCCTCGGTGCTGTTCCTGGCCGGGCTGATCGGCTTCATGGCCGTGCACGGCCGGCCCATCCGGGACCAGCGGGTCAAGACCGAACTGGCCCTGGACCTCACCGGCACCGACGTCCTCACCGGGCTGAAAAGCCGCCGCACCGGGCAGGAACGGCTGCAGCTCCTGACCCGTGCCGGTCCCAAGGACCGCAGCCGCAAGGCGGTGGTCGTGCTGGACGTCGAACAGTACGGCCCGGACGCCGCGCCGGACCGGGTGGCCGGGGACGACGCCCTGCGCCGCGCCGCCTCCATCCTGCAGGCGCACCTGAACGAACCGGACTTCGCGTGCCGCTGGGGCGCCAGTGAACTGCTGGTCGTGCTGAACGACACCACCCGGCCCGCCGCCGACGAACTGGTGGACTGGTGGCGCACCCGCATCTCGCTGCGGGAGAAACCCAGCCACCGCCTGACCCTGCGCGCGGGCGTGGCCATGTTCACCGAGGGCCGCAGCGTGGACCAGGTTCTTGCCCTGGCCGAGGCGCGGCTGTACTCCGCGCGCATCGCCGACCGGGAGGCGCAGGCGGGCCGCTGA
- the kynA gene encoding tryptophan 2,3-dioxygenase — MSGGTQGGPEDAPAPGAEHAAEQAYSDFRKNLSYGDYLRLDDLRAAHQPITDAHDEHLFIAIHHVSEVWLDLIVRELLAAMALLERGITDAPLKMLTRVVRAQEQLTNAWEVLKTMTPADYLQFRHAFGQASGFQSQSYRMVEFLLGNRNPTMLRPHAHRPDLHGPLVEALHGPSVYDLALRLLSERGFAIPDEVLQRDRTQKPELNEAVLQAWLEVYRNTEAYWDLYALAEKLVDVEDNFRRWRFNHLTTVSRTIGMKRGSGGTSGVGYLRSALDHVLFPELWEVRTRL, encoded by the coding sequence GTGAGCGGCGGGACACAGGGCGGCCCCGAGGACGCCCCGGCGCCGGGCGCGGAGCACGCCGCCGAGCAGGCCTACAGCGACTTCCGAAAAAACCTCAGTTACGGCGACTACCTGCGCCTGGACGACCTGCGCGCCGCGCATCAGCCGATCACCGACGCGCACGACGAGCACCTGTTCATCGCCATCCACCACGTCTCGGAGGTGTGGCTGGACCTGATCGTGCGCGAACTCCTGGCGGCCATGGCGCTGCTGGAGCGCGGCATCACCGACGCGCCGCTGAAGATGCTGACCCGCGTGGTCCGCGCGCAGGAGCAGCTCACGAACGCCTGGGAAGTCCTGAAAACCATGACGCCTGCCGACTACCTGCAGTTCCGGCACGCGTTCGGGCAGGCCTCGGGCTTCCAGTCGCAGTCGTACCGGATGGTGGAATTCCTGCTCGGGAACCGCAACCCCACCATGCTCCGCCCGCACGCGCACCGGCCCGACCTGCACGGGCCCCTGGTGGAGGCCCTGCACGGCCCCAGCGTGTACGACCTGGCATTGCGGCTCCTGAGTGAGCGCGGCTTCGCGATTCCGGACGAGGTGCTGCAGCGGGACCGGACGCAGAAACCTGAATTGAACGAGGCGGTGCTGCAGGCCTGGCTGGAGGTTTACCGCAACACCGAGGCGTACTGGGACCTGTACGCCCTGGCGGAGAAACTGGTGGACGTCGAGGACAACTTCCGCCGCTGGCGCTTCAACCACCTGACCACCGTGTCCCGCACCATCGGCATGAAACGCGGGTCGGGCGGCACCAGCGGCGTGGGGTACCTGCGCTCGGCGCTGGATCACGTGCTGTTCCCGGAACTGTGGGAGGTCCGCACCCGGCTGTGA
- the kynU gene encoding kynureninase, producing the protein MPDHRPALPGLAPDVIEHLLTLDARDPLAHKRAEFTLPEGVVYLDGNSLGAMPRAVPDRLARVLHGEWGEALIRSWTAGADRGEDWMALPDRVAAKVARLIGAQAHEVAVGDSTSVNLFKVLAAALHLNPDRRVILTDAENFPTDLYVAQGLGELLGRGHELRRVPAREIAAQLTPDVAAVLLTEVDYRTGERLDMAAVTAAAHAQGVLTVWDLAHSAGAFPVDLRGAGADFAVGCGYKYLNGGPGAPAFVFVAERHLPHAPTALSGWMGHADPFEMERSYRPAENARRFVVGTPQVLSLSALDTALDVFEDVNLGDLRAKSLSLTDTFIELMAPLGERFPLTLATPLDHARRGSQVSYRHPDAARVMARLTGRGIIGDFRTPDILRFGFTPLYHSHLDVARAVLGVQAVLEEQA; encoded by the coding sequence CTGCCTGACCACCGCCCTGCCCTGCCCGGCCTCGCCCCCGACGTGATCGAGCACCTGCTGACCCTGGACGCCCGGGACCCACTGGCGCACAAACGCGCCGAATTCACCCTGCCCGAGGGCGTGGTGTACCTGGACGGCAACAGCCTGGGCGCCATGCCCCGCGCCGTGCCCGACCGCCTCGCCCGGGTGCTGCACGGCGAGTGGGGCGAGGCGCTGATCCGCTCCTGGACCGCCGGGGCGGACCGCGGCGAGGACTGGATGGCCCTGCCGGACCGCGTGGCGGCCAAGGTGGCCCGTCTGATCGGCGCGCAGGCGCACGAGGTCGCCGTGGGCGACAGCACCAGCGTGAACCTGTTCAAGGTGCTCGCCGCGGCGCTGCACCTGAACCCCGACCGGCGCGTGATCCTGACTGACGCGGAGAACTTCCCCACCGACCTGTACGTGGCGCAGGGCCTGGGCGAGCTGCTCGGCCGCGGCCACGAGCTGCGCCGCGTGCCCGCCCGGGAGATCGCGGCGCAGCTGACGCCCGACGTCGCGGCCGTGCTGCTCACGGAGGTGGACTACCGCACCGGGGAGCGCCTGGACATGGCGGCCGTGACCGCCGCGGCCCACGCACAGGGCGTGCTGACGGTGTGGGACCTGGCGCACTCCGCCGGGGCCTTCCCGGTGGACCTGCGTGGGGCGGGCGCGGACTTCGCGGTTGGGTGTGGGTACAAATACCTGAACGGCGGCCCGGGCGCGCCGGCGTTCGTGTTCGTGGCCGAACGGCACCTGCCGCACGCCCCGACCGCGCTGAGCGGCTGGATGGGCCACGCCGACCCCTTCGAGATGGAACGCTCCTACCGCCCGGCCGAAAATGCGCGCCGGTTCGTGGTGGGCACGCCGCAGGTGCTGAGCCTCTCGGCGCTGGACACGGCGCTGGACGTGTTCGAGGACGTGAACCTGGGCGACCTGCGCGCCAAGTCCCTGTCCCTGACCGACACCTTCATCGAGCTGATGGCGCCCCTGGGAGAGCGCTTCCCCCTGACGCTGGCCACGCCCCTGGACCACGCCCGGCGCGGCAGCCAGGTCAGTTACCGTCACCCGGACGCCGCGCGGGTCATGGCTCGGCTGACCGGGCGCGGCATCATCGGGGATTTCCGCACGCCGGACATCCTGCGCTTCGGGTTCACGCCGCTGTACCACTCGCACCTGGACGTGGCCCGCGCCGTGCTGGGCGTGCAGGCCGTGCTGGAGGAGCAGGCGTGA
- a CDS encoding metal-sensitive transcriptional regulator codes for MTTQNSSAPALPPLSETDERVLKRLRRIEGQVRGLHRMVEEGRDCHDILTQLSSVRSALDAAGETILEQYASGCRAHPGEAVTPQDVVRAVKLLRR; via the coding sequence ATGACCACGCAGAACAGCTCCGCCCCTGCCCTCCCGCCGCTTTCCGAGACGGACGAACGCGTCCTGAAACGCCTGCGCCGCATCGAGGGGCAGGTCCGCGGCCTGCACCGCATGGTGGAAGAGGGCCGTGACTGCCACGACATCCTGACCCAGCTCTCCAGCGTCCGCAGCGCCCTGGACGCTGCCGGGGAGACCATCCTGGAGCAGTACGCCTCCGGCTGCCGGGCCCACCCGGGCGAGGCGGTCACCCCGCAGGACGTGGTGCGCGCCGTGAAGCTCCTGCGCCGCTGA
- a CDS encoding rhodanese-like domain-containing protein gives MRPVITVALTAVLLAGCAPKSAGGDYRNVSVTDLKAAVEGGAAVLDVRTAAEFAEGHIGGAANIPLDSLGARTGELDPAQPLYVICRSGSRSAQASALLVGAGFRDIRNVTGGMNDWQAAGYPVAR, from the coding sequence ATGCGCCCTGTGATCACTGTCGCCCTGACTGCCGTCCTGCTGGCCGGCTGCGCGCCGAAAAGCGCCGGCGGGGACTACCGGAACGTGAGCGTCACGGACCTGAAGGCCGCGGTGGAGGGCGGCGCGGCCGTGCTCGACGTCCGCACCGCCGCGGAATTCGCCGAGGGGCACATCGGGGGGGCCGCGAACATTCCCCTGGACAGTCTCGGCGCCCGCACCGGCGAACTCGATCCGGCGCAGCCGCTGTACGTGATCTGCCGCTCCGGCAGCCGCAGCGCTCAGGCCAGTGCGCTGCTCGTCGGGGCCGGGTTCCGGGACATCCGGAACGTGACGGGCGGCATGAACGACTGGCAGGCTGCCGGGTACCCCGTCGCCCGCTGA